A region of Vigna radiata var. radiata cultivar VC1973A chromosome 10, Vradiata_ver6, whole genome shotgun sequence DNA encodes the following proteins:
- the LOC106775168 gene encoding coatomer subunit zeta-1, with the protein MSHETCPSVKNILLLDSDGKRVAVKYFSEDWPTNSAKENFEKVVFTKTQKTNARTEAEIAMFENNIVVYKFVQDLHFFVTGGDYENELILATVLQAFFDSVGLLLRGNVDKKEALENLDLILLCIDEIADGGIILETDPNVIAGKVASNSIDSGAPLSEQTLSQALATAREHLARSLLK; encoded by the exons GAGACATGCCCTTCTGTGAAGAACATCCTTTTGTTGGATTCTGATGGGAAACGTGTTGCTGTCAAATACTTCTCTGAAGACTGGCCAACGAATAGTGCCAAGGAAAATTTTGAGAAAGTTGTGTTTACCAAGACTCAGAAGACCAATGCTCGCACGGAAG CGGAAATAGCAATGTTTGAGAACAACATCGTTGTTTACAAGTTTGTCCAAGATCTTCACTTCTTTGTCACCGGTGGTGATTATGAAAACGAGCTTATCTTAGCCACAGTTCTTCAGGCTTTTTTTGATTCCGTGGGGCTCCTGCTCAG AGGCAATGTGGACAAGAAGGAAGCACTTGAGAACTTGGATCTCATTCTGTTGTGCATTGATGAAATTGCTGATGGCGG CATCATTCTTGAAACTGATCCAAATGTTATAGCCGGGAAAGTTGCTAGCAATAGTATAGATTCTGGTGCTCCTTTGTCTGAACAG ACACTAAGTCAAGCATTGGCCACAGCCAGGGAACATCTTGCAAGGTCTCTTCTAAAATGA